One Poecilia reticulata strain Guanapo linkage group LG4, Guppy_female_1.0+MT, whole genome shotgun sequence genomic window carries:
- the sap130a gene encoding histone deacetylase complex subunit SAP130a isoform X1 gives MSSQQFPRHGLPAVSGGAAQIPAPANLVPINQPSNPPGAVGEGDSSREGDHGQQDHPPSTGGGATLAFRDDKQETMVVRPYPQVQMHGQPQAAPQTVSIQPGTPVTLPAPTVHLPQGQPSVLTDSQMKAVHKPPIPSRLIAPAPATNQAHIPKVPSHITVTIESTMPTTPSIPVATISGQQGHSSNLHHLMPANIHIIRTPTVPPQSYPSHLPRGAAAAAVMSSSKTVLRPATGASASPGQPTVQHIIHQTIQSRPAVTTSTAVLPTVVAPISAARTQSPVISPTVTHSEVTHGRPALTIHPPPATVGIQRPQTSRDSATRITLPSHPAMGAQKAQTPHTMAQKPIFSTVTPVAAATVAPIVATNTVPSTTTIGSVPHTQMTSSTIVTVTMPSHSCHATAATTSTIPVAKVVPQPIAHSSSRVQAEYPGERANLIPIPGHRSSPNPVTMETRSDNRPSVPVQLQYFLPAYSSSYPLTHTYTPISSPVSTIRQYPVTPQAPSSALPAQAGVGVATTVHLNHMQLMTVDRIGLPSAQISTQGIQPAPITAQGIQPAQIGVQGLHTSASIATQGVQPAPIVTQQQQQPQQQQQPQTEAKPGVVLADGFVASPISTTFGATQPVATMVQAHAQGAGVGGAPTLVSSPRPSILRKKPATEGCVRKTLIPTQPSESNSGRIDGGVRGAGSPRPAGVKPKAEVHMAVAPPVMAAVEALPTQGGEQQASNPQHLTQAMPTMLATPGPVPPSQPSTVLSLPAAMAVTPPVPASMANTVASPTQPAASSTAACAASSTCPDVKIKQEVEPMDTSQPDPNVNLSSAPAGSTQANTLNPPAAAELVPGASPRKKPRKQQHVISTEESEMVETNSTDEEKAPGRPISGRAERRESPPREYVDEEGVRYVPVRPRPPITLLRHYRNPWKAAYHHFQRYSDIRVKEEKKCSLQDMANQRGVACRAQGWKIHLCAAQLRQLSSLEHDVYSRLSTLQEGLIPKKRAGSDDDLHRINELIQGNMQRCKLVMDQVTEARDTMMKVLDHKEKVLKLLNKNGTVKKSSKLKRKERA, from the exons ATGAGCTCTCAACAATTCCCCCGACACGGGCTGCCTGCGGTTAGCGGCGGTGCCGCTCAGATCCCTGCTCCTGCAAACCTGGTGCCTATCAACCAGCCATCCAACCCTCCAG GAGCTGTCGGAGAGGGGGACAGCAGTCGTGAGGGCGATCATGGTCAGCAGGACCACCCTCCCTCTACTGGAGGGGGGGCAACCTTAGCTTTCAGAGACGACAAGCAGGAGACTATGGTGGTCCGGCCTTACCCGCAGGTTCAGATGCATGGGCAGCCGCAAGCTGCACCCCAGACCGTCTCCATCCAGCCTGGGACGCCTGTCACCTTACCTGCACCCACTGTCCACCTCCCACAGGGCCAACCTTCAGTTCTCACCGACAGCCAAATGAAG GCGGTCCATAAACCGCCCATTCCGAGTCGTCTGATCGCCCCGGCTCCCGCTACCAACCAGGCTCACATACCTAAGGTGCCAAGTCACATCACTGTCACCATAGAGAGCACCATGCCCACCACCCCATCCATCCCCGTGGCAACCATCAGTGGTCAGCAG GGTCACTCCAGCAACCTGCACCACCTAATGCCAGCCAACATTCACATCATCAGGACCCCCACTGTCCCTCCTCAGTCCTACCCATCCCATTTACCTCGAG gggcggcagcagcagctgtcatgTCCAGCTCCAAAACGGTCCTGCGGCCCGCCACCGGAGCCAGTGCTAGCCCTGGTCAGCCCACGGTGCAGCACATCATCCATCAGACCATCCAG TCTCGCCCCGCTGTAACAACATCCACAGCTGTTCTCCCAACTGTGGTGGCACCCATCTCCGCTGCCAGGACTCAGTCTCCAGTGATCAGTCCCACAGTCACTCACTCTGAAGTGACCCATGG GCGTCCGGCGTTGACCATCCACCCCCCTCCCGCCACCGTCGGCATCCAGAGGCCTCAGACATCACGGGACTCGGCCACACGGATCACTCTGCCGTCGCACCCCGCCATGGGAGCCCAGAAGGCCCAGACGCCGCACACCATGGCACAG AAGCCCATCTTCAGCACTGTGACTCCTGTCGCCGCAGCGACTGTGGCACCGATAGTCGCCACTAACACTGTGCCATCGACGACCACGATAG GTTCTGTACCTCACACCCAAATGACCAGTAGCACTATCGTCACCGTGACGATGCCGTCCCACTCCTGTCACGCTACAGCAGCGACGACGTCCACTATCCCCGTCG CTAAAGTGGTCCCACAGCCTATCGCCCACTCTTCATCCCGCGTCCAGGCTGAGTACCCGGGAGAGAGGGCTAACCTCATCCCCATCCCAGGCCACAGGTCCTCTCCCAACCccgtcaccatggaaaccagaaGTGACAACAG ACCTTCTGTTCCAGTACAGCTCCAGTATTTCCTTCCAGCGTACTCTTCATCATACCctctgacacacacatacacacccatCAGCAGCCCTGTGTCCACCATCCGCCAGTATCCAG TCACCCCTCAAGCTCCAAGTTCGGCTCTGCCTGCTCAGGCCGGAGTGGGCGTGGCCACCACTGTTCACCTCAACCACATGCAGCTGATGACGGTGGATCGCATCGGCCTCCCGTCAGCACAGATCAGCACCCAGGGCATCCAGCCCGCACCGATTACCGCGCAGGGCATCCAGCCCGCGCAGATCGGTGTTCAGGGTCTACATACGTCTGCGTCAATCGCTACGCAGGGGGTTCAGCCTGCACCAAttgtcacacagcagcagcaacagcctcagcagcaacagcagccgCAGACTGAAGCCAAGCCAG GTGTTGTTCTGGCTGACGGTTTTGTAGCGAGTCCCATCAGCACCACGTTTGGCGCCACCCAGCCTGTAGCTACCATGGTGCAGGCCCACGCCCAGGGAGCAGGAGTGGGAGGAGCTCCCACCCTGGTTTCATCCCCTCGACCCAGCATCCTGCGAAAGAAACCTGCGACCGAAGG atgtgTTCGTAAGACCCTGATCCCCACCCAGCCCAGTGAATCCAACAGTGGTAGAATTGATGGCGGCGTGAGAGGAGCAGGATCTCCCCGGCCCGCGGG AGTCAAACCCAAAGCAGAGGTCCACATGGCCGTGGCCCCTCCAGTCATGGCTGCAGTCGAAGCTCTGCCTACCCAAGGAGGGGAGCAGCAGGCCTCCAACCCCCAGCACCTGACCCAGGCCATGCCCACCATGCTGGCGACCCCGGGGCCCGTTCCTCCTTCCCAGCCCTCCACCGTTCTCTCCTTGCCAGCGGCCATGGCCGTGACCCCCCCTGTTCCGGCGTCGATGGCCAACACCGTGGCCTCCCCCACTCAGCCCGCTGCCAGTAGCACGGCGGCCTGCGCCGCCAGCTCCACCTGCCCAGACGTCAAGATCAAGCAGGAGGTGGAACCAATGGACACCTCGCAGCCCG ATCCCAATGTGAATTTGTCCTCAGCCCCGGCCGGCTCCACCCAGGCCAACACGCTGAACCCTCCGGCTGCAGCCGAGCTGGTCCCCGGGGCCTCACCCAGGAAGAAACCCCGCAAACAGCAGCACGTCATCTCCACAGAGGAGAGTGAGATGGTGGAAACCAACAGCACAGATGAAGAGAAGGCCCCCGGGAGGCCCATCAGCGGCAGGGCGGAGAGGCGGGAGTCCCCTCCCCGGGAATACGTTG ATGAAGAAGGAGTTCGATATGTGCCGGTCAGGCCTCGTCCTCCCATCACACTGCTGCGGCACTACCGTAACCCCTGGAAGGCTGCCTACCACCACTTTCAGAGGTACAGCGACATCAGGGTCAAAG aAGAGAAGAAGTGCAGCTTGCAGGATATGGCCAATCAGAGAGGAGTGGCATGCAGGGCACAAGGCTGGAAGATTCACCTGTGTGCTGCACAGCTCAGGCAGCTG TCGAGTTTGGAGCATGATGTGTACAGCCGTCTCTCCACCCTCCAAGAGGGCCTTATTCCAAAGAAGAGAGCAGGATCTGATGATGACCTGCACCGAATCAACGAGCTCATTCAG GGCAACATGCAGCGCTGTAAGCTGGTGATGGACCAAGTGACCGAAGCCAGAGACACCATGATGAAGGTTCTTGATCACAAGGAGAAAGTTCTGAAGCTGCTCAACAAGAACGGCACCGTCAAGAAGTCGTCCAAACTGAAGCGCAAAGAACGGGCGTGA
- the sap130a gene encoding histone deacetylase complex subunit SAP130a isoform X2 produces the protein MSSQQFPRHGLPAVSGGAAQIPAPANLVPINQPSNPPGAVGEGDSSREGDHGQQDHPPSTGGGATLAFRDDKQETMVVRPYPQVQMHGQPQAAPQTVSIQPGTPVTLPAPTVHLPQGQPSVLTDSQMKAVHKPPIPSRLIAPAPATNQAHIPKVPSHITVTIESTMPTTPSIPVATISGQQGHSSNLHHLMPANIHIIRTPTVPPQSYPSHLPRGAAAAAVMSSSKTVLRPATGASASPGQPTVQHIIHQTIQSRPAVTTSTAVLPTVVAPISAARTQSPVISPTVTHSEVTHGRPALTIHPPPATVGIQRPQTSRDSATRITLPSHPAMGAQKAQTPHTMAQKPIFSTVTPVAAATVAPIVATNTVPSTTTIGSVPHTQMTSSTIVTVTMPSHSCHATAATTSTIPVAKVVPQPIAHSSSRVQAEYPGERANLIPIPGHRSSPNPVTMETRSDNRPSVPVQLQYFLPAYSSSYPLTHTYTPISSPVSTIRQYPVTPQAPSSALPAQAGVGVATTVHLNHMQLMTVDRIGLPSAQISTQGIQPAPITAQGIQPAQIGVQGLHTSASIATQGVQPAPIVTQQQQQPQQQQQPQTEAKPGVVLADGFVASPISTTFGATQPVATMVQAHAQGAGVGGAPTLVSSPRPSILRKKPATEGCVRKTLIPTQPSESNSGRIDGGVRGAGSPRPAGVKPKAEVHMAVAPPVMAAVEALPTQGGEQQASNPQHLTQAMPTMLATPGPVPPSQPSTVLSLPAAMAVTPPVPASMANTVASPTQPAASSTAACAASSTCPDVKIKQEVEPMDTSQPAPAGSTQANTLNPPAAAELVPGASPRKKPRKQQHVISTEESEMVETNSTDEEKAPGRPISGRAERRESPPREYVDEEGVRYVPVRPRPPITLLRHYRNPWKAAYHHFQRYSDIRVKEEKKCSLQDMANQRGVACRAQGWKIHLCAAQLRQLSSLEHDVYSRLSTLQEGLIPKKRAGSDDDLHRINELIQGNMQRCKLVMDQVTEARDTMMKVLDHKEKVLKLLNKNGTVKKSSKLKRKERA, from the exons ATGAGCTCTCAACAATTCCCCCGACACGGGCTGCCTGCGGTTAGCGGCGGTGCCGCTCAGATCCCTGCTCCTGCAAACCTGGTGCCTATCAACCAGCCATCCAACCCTCCAG GAGCTGTCGGAGAGGGGGACAGCAGTCGTGAGGGCGATCATGGTCAGCAGGACCACCCTCCCTCTACTGGAGGGGGGGCAACCTTAGCTTTCAGAGACGACAAGCAGGAGACTATGGTGGTCCGGCCTTACCCGCAGGTTCAGATGCATGGGCAGCCGCAAGCTGCACCCCAGACCGTCTCCATCCAGCCTGGGACGCCTGTCACCTTACCTGCACCCACTGTCCACCTCCCACAGGGCCAACCTTCAGTTCTCACCGACAGCCAAATGAAG GCGGTCCATAAACCGCCCATTCCGAGTCGTCTGATCGCCCCGGCTCCCGCTACCAACCAGGCTCACATACCTAAGGTGCCAAGTCACATCACTGTCACCATAGAGAGCACCATGCCCACCACCCCATCCATCCCCGTGGCAACCATCAGTGGTCAGCAG GGTCACTCCAGCAACCTGCACCACCTAATGCCAGCCAACATTCACATCATCAGGACCCCCACTGTCCCTCCTCAGTCCTACCCATCCCATTTACCTCGAG gggcggcagcagcagctgtcatgTCCAGCTCCAAAACGGTCCTGCGGCCCGCCACCGGAGCCAGTGCTAGCCCTGGTCAGCCCACGGTGCAGCACATCATCCATCAGACCATCCAG TCTCGCCCCGCTGTAACAACATCCACAGCTGTTCTCCCAACTGTGGTGGCACCCATCTCCGCTGCCAGGACTCAGTCTCCAGTGATCAGTCCCACAGTCACTCACTCTGAAGTGACCCATGG GCGTCCGGCGTTGACCATCCACCCCCCTCCCGCCACCGTCGGCATCCAGAGGCCTCAGACATCACGGGACTCGGCCACACGGATCACTCTGCCGTCGCACCCCGCCATGGGAGCCCAGAAGGCCCAGACGCCGCACACCATGGCACAG AAGCCCATCTTCAGCACTGTGACTCCTGTCGCCGCAGCGACTGTGGCACCGATAGTCGCCACTAACACTGTGCCATCGACGACCACGATAG GTTCTGTACCTCACACCCAAATGACCAGTAGCACTATCGTCACCGTGACGATGCCGTCCCACTCCTGTCACGCTACAGCAGCGACGACGTCCACTATCCCCGTCG CTAAAGTGGTCCCACAGCCTATCGCCCACTCTTCATCCCGCGTCCAGGCTGAGTACCCGGGAGAGAGGGCTAACCTCATCCCCATCCCAGGCCACAGGTCCTCTCCCAACCccgtcaccatggaaaccagaaGTGACAACAG ACCTTCTGTTCCAGTACAGCTCCAGTATTTCCTTCCAGCGTACTCTTCATCATACCctctgacacacacatacacacccatCAGCAGCCCTGTGTCCACCATCCGCCAGTATCCAG TCACCCCTCAAGCTCCAAGTTCGGCTCTGCCTGCTCAGGCCGGAGTGGGCGTGGCCACCACTGTTCACCTCAACCACATGCAGCTGATGACGGTGGATCGCATCGGCCTCCCGTCAGCACAGATCAGCACCCAGGGCATCCAGCCCGCACCGATTACCGCGCAGGGCATCCAGCCCGCGCAGATCGGTGTTCAGGGTCTACATACGTCTGCGTCAATCGCTACGCAGGGGGTTCAGCCTGCACCAAttgtcacacagcagcagcaacagcctcagcagcaacagcagccgCAGACTGAAGCCAAGCCAG GTGTTGTTCTGGCTGACGGTTTTGTAGCGAGTCCCATCAGCACCACGTTTGGCGCCACCCAGCCTGTAGCTACCATGGTGCAGGCCCACGCCCAGGGAGCAGGAGTGGGAGGAGCTCCCACCCTGGTTTCATCCCCTCGACCCAGCATCCTGCGAAAGAAACCTGCGACCGAAGG atgtgTTCGTAAGACCCTGATCCCCACCCAGCCCAGTGAATCCAACAGTGGTAGAATTGATGGCGGCGTGAGAGGAGCAGGATCTCCCCGGCCCGCGGG AGTCAAACCCAAAGCAGAGGTCCACATGGCCGTGGCCCCTCCAGTCATGGCTGCAGTCGAAGCTCTGCCTACCCAAGGAGGGGAGCAGCAGGCCTCCAACCCCCAGCACCTGACCCAGGCCATGCCCACCATGCTGGCGACCCCGGGGCCCGTTCCTCCTTCCCAGCCCTCCACCGTTCTCTCCTTGCCAGCGGCCATGGCCGTGACCCCCCCTGTTCCGGCGTCGATGGCCAACACCGTGGCCTCCCCCACTCAGCCCGCTGCCAGTAGCACGGCGGCCTGCGCCGCCAGCTCCACCTGCCCAGACGTCAAGATCAAGCAGGAGGTGGAACCAATGGACACCTCGCAGCCCG CCCCGGCCGGCTCCACCCAGGCCAACACGCTGAACCCTCCGGCTGCAGCCGAGCTGGTCCCCGGGGCCTCACCCAGGAAGAAACCCCGCAAACAGCAGCACGTCATCTCCACAGAGGAGAGTGAGATGGTGGAAACCAACAGCACAGATGAAGAGAAGGCCCCCGGGAGGCCCATCAGCGGCAGGGCGGAGAGGCGGGAGTCCCCTCCCCGGGAATACGTTG ATGAAGAAGGAGTTCGATATGTGCCGGTCAGGCCTCGTCCTCCCATCACACTGCTGCGGCACTACCGTAACCCCTGGAAGGCTGCCTACCACCACTTTCAGAGGTACAGCGACATCAGGGTCAAAG aAGAGAAGAAGTGCAGCTTGCAGGATATGGCCAATCAGAGAGGAGTGGCATGCAGGGCACAAGGCTGGAAGATTCACCTGTGTGCTGCACAGCTCAGGCAGCTG TCGAGTTTGGAGCATGATGTGTACAGCCGTCTCTCCACCCTCCAAGAGGGCCTTATTCCAAAGAAGAGAGCAGGATCTGATGATGACCTGCACCGAATCAACGAGCTCATTCAG GGCAACATGCAGCGCTGTAAGCTGGTGATGGACCAAGTGACCGAAGCCAGAGACACCATGATGAAGGTTCTTGATCACAAGGAGAAAGTTCTGAAGCTGCTCAACAAGAACGGCACCGTCAAGAAGTCGTCCAAACTGAAGCGCAAAGAACGGGCGTGA